The following are encoded together in the Candidatus Methylomirabilis oxygeniifera genome:
- a CDS encoding membrane protein of unknown function (Evidence 5 : No homology to any previously reported sequences), with protein sequence MGKQAATVIIVISKGSGEVGPDTVVLGLPLLRRIVLVASRAGCQDILVVDNGSFECGKLLEGTKAVLLPPARLTGHQPLGRILVLTARLLPQPSLLTHLIEMPLHAEAICAPTSGIAAVETADPKTLLSVIERANDDLSLFSELERTYQRVGILMDDGRWVRVSSRADLPYAERWLLQGLVKDTEGFMSRHVERKISLAVTRRIVGTGITPNQMTAVSVAIGVVGALFFFSSAPAYQLVGALLFLLHSILDGCDGEIARLKYLESRFGGLLDFWGDNVVHSAVFVCIGLGWWMADGARLPLLLACSATAGGLLSAGFVYRQTMRHKTAEGPLFTSTTTSEAPSRVSMLADALARRDFIYLVVIVSAFGKAHWFLMLSAIGAPIFFIVVLWNSYREGVQA encoded by the coding sequence ATGGGCAAGCAGGCAGCCACAGTCATAATCGTGATCTCAAAGGGCTCGGGTGAGGTTGGCCCGGATACGGTGGTATTGGGCCTGCCGTTGCTTCGACGGATTGTTCTGGTAGCCTCTCGTGCCGGCTGTCAGGATATCCTGGTTGTGGATAATGGATCATTCGAGTGTGGGAAGCTGCTGGAGGGAACGAAGGCGGTGCTACTGCCTCCAGCCAGGTTGACCGGTCATCAACCCCTTGGTCGTATCCTGGTGCTGACTGCTCGCCTCCTTCCCCAGCCCTCGCTGCTGACGCATCTAATCGAGATGCCGTTACATGCTGAGGCGATATGTGCCCCCACCAGCGGGATCGCTGCCGTTGAGACGGCGGACCCGAAGACCCTTCTGTCAGTGATCGAGCGTGCGAACGACGACCTGTCCCTGTTCTCCGAACTGGAGCGGACCTACCAAAGAGTGGGCATCCTCATGGATGACGGACGCTGGGTCAGGGTCTCGAGTCGAGCGGATCTCCCTTATGCCGAGCGGTGGCTCCTGCAGGGCTTGGTGAAAGATACGGAAGGCTTTATGTCGAGGCATGTCGAACGGAAGATCTCACTGGCGGTCACGCGGCGCATCGTGGGCACTGGTATCACCCCGAACCAGATGACCGCCGTGAGCGTGGCAATCGGTGTCGTGGGGGCGCTGTTCTTCTTCTCATCTGCGCCTGCGTATCAACTGGTCGGCGCGCTGCTGTTCCTCCTGCATTCGATTCTGGACGGTTGTGACGGAGAGATTGCCAGACTCAAATATCTGGAATCCCGTTTTGGCGGTCTCCTGGATTTCTGGGGGGATAATGTCGTTCACTCGGCGGTATTTGTGTGCATCGGTCTGGGATGGTGGATGGCTGACGGGGCGCGGTTACCCCTGCTGCTGGCCTGTTCGGCAACGGCGGGAGGCCTTCTGTCGGCTGGATTCGTCTATCGACAGACCATGCGGCACAAAACCGCCGAAGGGCCGCTTTTTACGTCCACCACCACCTCCGAAGCCCCATCCCGCGTCTCTATGCTTGCCGATGCCCTTGCGAGGCGGGATTTCATCTACCTCGTGGTGATTGTCTCAGCGTTTGGAAAGGCACATTGGTTTCTGATGCTTTCGGCGATCGGAGCGCCGATCTTTTTCATAGTCGTATTGTGGAACTCATATAGGGAAGGGGTACAGGCATGA
- a CDS encoding putative Oxidoreductase domain protein (Evidence 3 : Function proposed based on presence of conserved amino acid motif, structural feature or limited homology): protein MLNGAIIGLGNVAVNGHLPGWEGCDRARIIAAADAVESRLAQEQSRLPGARLYTDVSAMLAAEAIDFVDICTPPGTHASLIRLALSRGLHVLCEKPLVLTPDELRLVRDARAESGRILYTVHNWRYAPIVMQATTLIRQGQIGTVQYVSWHVYRREPSIAVQSLPSPVESATPDPSTMLGTGNWRLDPAIAGGGILLDHGYHALYIVLDWLGEEPRTITATLEKRRHPEWPVEDTASVQLRSSAAEANILLTWASSSRSNCAVIEGTCGTIRIEDGTLVLKREGGEQRWTFEQPLSQGSHHPEWFRQVRDDFLREMSVAERGGENLTMASRCVQLLHLAKESHSQGSKVLAVSDQRRADG from the coding sequence ATGTTGAACGGCGCTATTATCGGTCTGGGCAATGTGGCGGTGAACGGGCATCTGCCTGGATGGGAAGGATGCGACCGGGCCCGGATTATTGCCGCCGCTGACGCCGTTGAATCCAGGCTCGCTCAGGAGCAATCGCGTCTTCCAGGGGCCAGGCTCTACACCGACGTGTCGGCGATGTTGGCTGCCGAGGCCATCGATTTCGTCGATATCTGTACACCCCCTGGAACGCACGCATCCCTGATACGGCTGGCTTTAAGCCGAGGGTTGCATGTGCTGTGCGAAAAGCCGCTCGTGCTCACCCCGGACGAGCTGCGGCTGGTGCGAGATGCCCGGGCGGAAAGCGGCCGTATTCTCTATACGGTCCACAACTGGCGGTATGCTCCGATTGTCATGCAGGCGACGACACTGATCCGGCAAGGACAGATCGGGACTGTGCAGTATGTAAGCTGGCACGTTTACAGACGCGAACCGTCGATCGCGGTGCAGTCGCTCCCAAGTCCCGTCGAAAGCGCCACACCCGATCCTTCGACGATGCTTGGGACGGGCAACTGGCGGCTGGATCCGGCTATCGCCGGCGGCGGCATCCTGCTCGATCACGGCTACCACGCGCTGTATATCGTGTTGGATTGGCTTGGGGAGGAGCCTCGGACGATCACTGCGACGCTGGAAAAGCGCCGGCATCCGGAATGGCCGGTTGAGGATACGGCGAGCGTTCAACTGAGGTCGTCTGCAGCCGAAGCTAATATTCTTTTGACGTGGGCCTCGTCTTCACGGAGTAATTGCGCTGTTATCGAAGGAACCTGTGGGACTATCCGGATAGAGGACGGCACTCTGGTGCTGAAACGCGAAGGGGGCGAGCAGCGTTGGACATTTGAGCAGCCGCTCTCGCAGGGTTCCCATCACCCGGAGTGGTTTCGCCAGGTGAGGGACGATTTTCTGCGGGAGATGTCGGTTGCTGAACGAGGCGGGGAGAATCTGACCATGGCGTCGCGCTGCGTGCAGCTTCTGCACCTCGCCAAGGAATCGCACAGCCAGGGGAGTAAGGTGTTAGCCGTCAGCGATCAGCGAAGAGCTGATGGCTGA
- a CDS encoding Aminotransferase: MAAASRKEGSAPMKRHIPGKRSKAIVAREQRHMAPGLQSIALYSGLAMARGEGCTLTDEDGNRYLDFMAGIGVGSIGYTHPHYVEAMKAQIERLTFGSFTTENRARFLTLLASITPGRLKRIQMFSGGAEAVEAAFRLAKSATKKFEFVGFWGAFHGKTGGVLGLLGDDFKKQLGPFVPGLYSAPYANCYRCPLKLRYPDCGLACADFLREVIRYQTQGEIAAIIVEPIQGTAGNVIPPPGFLSAVQTIAKECGALLIADEMLTGFGRTGSMWGCDHEPMVPDVMTVGKGMGGGFPVSGVISTQELMANKPFSNPSGSSSSYGGNPLAATAGLAALEVILKERLVANAKRVGAVMLKQLEAMKEKYPFIGDVRGRGLLLGIELVKDRQTKEPLPKSLTQKLFQSCLKRGLLAMCYSYNIRINPPLIITEQQALEGLAILDQAFAELNKTGYRG; this comes from the coding sequence ATGGCTGCTGCATCGCGTAAGGAGGGGAGCGCTCCAATGAAGCGACACATTCCTGGAAAACGGTCGAAGGCGATTGTTGCCCGCGAGCAACGCCATATGGCGCCGGGCCTACAGTCGATAGCGCTGTATTCCGGGTTGGCGATGGCGAGAGGGGAAGGGTGTACCCTGACCGATGAGGACGGCAACCGATACCTCGATTTCATGGCCGGAATCGGTGTGGGGAGTATCGGGTATACGCACCCGCACTATGTCGAGGCCATGAAGGCCCAGATCGAACGGCTGACGTTCGGCAGCTTCACCACCGAAAACCGGGCCCGGTTTCTCACGCTGCTGGCATCGATCACACCGGGACGGCTGAAGCGGATCCAGATGTTTTCCGGTGGGGCGGAGGCGGTCGAGGCTGCCTTCCGACTGGCCAAGTCGGCCACGAAGAAGTTCGAGTTCGTCGGGTTTTGGGGCGCGTTTCATGGTAAGACAGGCGGGGTCCTGGGGCTGCTGGGGGATGATTTTAAGAAGCAGTTGGGACCGTTCGTACCCGGCCTCTACAGCGCCCCATACGCCAACTGCTATCGCTGTCCCTTGAAGCTTCGCTATCCCGATTGCGGTCTTGCCTGTGCGGACTTCTTGCGCGAGGTGATCCGCTATCAGACCCAGGGTGAGATCGCTGCGATCATCGTGGAGCCGATTCAGGGGACTGCCGGAAACGTCATTCCGCCCCCAGGATTCTTGAGCGCGGTGCAGACGATTGCCAAGGAGTGCGGTGCCCTATTGATTGCCGATGAGATGCTGACGGGCTTCGGCCGCACCGGTTCGATGTGGGGGTGCGATCACGAGCCGATGGTGCCGGACGTGATGACAGTGGGAAAGGGAATGGGCGGCGGGTTCCCGGTCAGCGGGGTGATCTCGACACAGGAACTGATGGCGAACAAACCCTTCAGCAATCCGAGCGGAAGTTCCTCAAGCTATGGAGGCAATCCGCTTGCCGCAACAGCCGGACTCGCTGCCCTCGAGGTCATCTTGAAGGAACGGCTTGTCGCGAATGCCAAGCGTGTCGGCGCGGTCATGCTGAAGCAACTGGAAGCAATGAAGGAGAAATACCCGTTTATCGGCGATGTGCGTGGTCGAGGGCTCTTACTTGGCATAGAACTGGTCAAGGACAGGCAGACCAAGGAGCCGCTTCCGAAATCTCTCACCCAGAAGCTGTTTCAGAGCTGCCTCAAACGGGGGCTGCTGGCCATGTGCTATTCCTACAACATCCGGATCAACCCGCCTCTCATCATCACTGAACAGCAGGCATTGGAAGGTCTGGCTATCCTCGATCAGGCCTTTGCCGAGCTCAATAAGACAGGGTATAGGGGATGA
- a CDS encoding conserved protein of unknown function (Evidence 4 : Homologs of previously reported genes of unknown function) — MGIFRERQHSPGREFDDTEILRLVAKHIEAAGYQVSLKGPDELGEAGDPGAVLMADPLPSLVFLMCERLEALRVLGPLEMRGIPHVNPLEAVLNTYRDRMITLLTASGTPIPESQVISCNPSERDPSPIERWPDLFPIWVKRADVHNTQTGDVELIRSSEELQDRLVALNTRGIARAVLQRHVPGDLIKFYGVGGPDCENRQERWFRWFYHRDQELNRYPFSEEALQAITQRAALALSLEVYGGDAIVTPRGEIFLIDINAWPSFALFREEAASRIATWLLHRVRRGALQ, encoded by the coding sequence TTGGGGATATTTCGAGAACGGCAACACTCGCCGGGTCGGGAGTTCGACGATACGGAGATCCTGCGGCTCGTCGCTAAGCATATCGAGGCGGCCGGCTACCAGGTCAGCCTCAAGGGGCCGGACGAACTCGGCGAGGCCGGCGACCCAGGGGCCGTACTCATGGCAGACCCTTTGCCGTCGCTCGTGTTCCTGATGTGCGAGCGGCTGGAGGCCCTTCGCGTACTTGGGCCGCTGGAGATGAGAGGTATCCCGCACGTCAATCCTTTGGAGGCTGTCCTGAACACCTATCGAGATCGGATGATCACCCTGCTGACCGCATCAGGAACTCCGATCCCGGAGAGTCAGGTCATTTCGTGCAACCCATCCGAGCGGGATCCGTCGCCGATCGAGCGTTGGCCGGACCTCTTCCCGATCTGGGTTAAGCGGGCCGACGTGCACAATACCCAAACGGGGGATGTTGAATTGATACGATCTTCAGAGGAGTTGCAGGACAGGCTAGTCGCGCTCAACACCAGGGGGATTGCTCGTGCCGTTCTGCAGCGACACGTTCCTGGAGATCTGATCAAGTTTTACGGGGTAGGCGGACCAGACTGTGAGAATCGGCAGGAGCGATGGTTTCGCTGGTTCTACCATCGAGACCAGGAGCTCAACAGGTACCCATTTTCTGAAGAGGCCTTGCAGGCCATTACCCAGCGTGCGGCACTAGCCCTTAGTCTGGAGGTGTATGGAGGCGATGCCATCGTCACGCCTCGCGGGGAGATATTCCTCATCGACATCAATGCCTGGCCGTCGTTTGCGTTGTTTCGCGAGGAGGCTGCTTCCCGGATCGCCACATGGCTGCTGCATCGCGTAAGGAGGGGAGCGCTCCAATGA
- a CDS encoding putative Nucleotidyl transferase (Evidence 3 : Function proposed based on presence of conserved amino acid motif, structural feature or limited homology) encodes MPKSMVPIADIPLIERVVSNFVKTGITQLRIIFNEDDRECATFVRERFPSLDIQCIVKTTRSSYESFWEVGRRSGPGRVLMSTVDWICPEPAFHRFVDQAISCRQASVVLAVTPFVADEKPLWVNLDPSGRVTAIGGASGDVVTAGLYLVSGAIFSQAPHPSTLGRLRDFLTWLVTEGEPVYGVVIDRVIDVDRAEDLQLAEALLRKEGCRV; translated from the coding sequence ATGCCGAAGTCGATGGTACCCATTGCCGATATCCCGCTGATTGAGCGGGTGGTAAGCAATTTTGTGAAGACCGGTATTACGCAGCTACGGATCATCTTCAACGAGGACGATCGGGAGTGCGCGACATTTGTCCGGGAGCGTTTCCCGAGCCTTGATATTCAGTGCATCGTAAAAACGACACGCTCGTCGTATGAAAGCTTCTGGGAGGTTGGCAGGCGATCCGGTCCGGGCCGTGTTCTTATGTCCACTGTGGACTGGATCTGTCCGGAGCCGGCGTTTCACCGATTTGTCGATCAAGCGATATCATGCCGTCAAGCTTCTGTCGTCCTTGCCGTTACACCGTTCGTAGCCGACGAGAAGCCCCTCTGGGTGAACCTCGATCCTTCCGGGCGCGTGACGGCCATCGGTGGCGCCTCGGGTGATGTGGTGACCGCCGGACTCTATCTGGTATCCGGCGCCATTTTTTCGCAGGCTCCCCACCCTTCTACGCTGGGCCGGCTTCGTGACTTTTTGACGTGGCTGGTCACCGAGGGGGAGCCGGTCTATGGGGTAGTGATAGATCGGGTCATCGATGTCGATCGGGCCGAGGACCTTCAATTGGCTGAAGCCCTTCTACGTAAAGAAGGGTGTAGGGTATAG
- a CDS encoding putative HAD-superfamily hydrolase, subfamily IA, variant 3 (Evidence 3 : Function proposed based on presence of conserved amino acid motif, structural feature or limited homology), whose amino-acid sequence MMAVHSSTKAVLLDFGGTLDADGIPWKDRFYPLYLAEYVRVGRDRYDRAFYAADDALVARRLSGCSFQESVLLLATGVLDALNIADPELASRLCDRFMQDSLDKIRANLETLRELSARFRLGIVSNFYGNLEQVCIETGVASLMSVMVDSACVGFTKPDPRIFQVALTALQLDPQEAIFVGDSLPRDMKGAKGLGMPHIWLVSDHSGPLAPCCPDDLAIKSFADLREILL is encoded by the coding sequence ATGATGGCCGTCCACAGCTCGACGAAGGCGGTCCTGCTCGACTTCGGAGGCACCCTTGATGCCGATGGAATCCCCTGGAAAGACAGATTCTATCCGCTCTACCTCGCGGAATATGTGAGGGTAGGCCGGGATCGATACGATCGGGCGTTCTATGCTGCCGATGATGCACTGGTGGCGCGGAGGCTTTCAGGCTGCTCGTTTCAGGAGAGCGTCTTGCTCCTGGCCACCGGCGTGCTGGACGCATTGAATATTGCTGATCCGGAATTGGCGTCGCGTCTGTGCGACCGGTTTATGCAGGACTCGTTGGATAAGATTCGCGCCAATCTTGAGACACTGCGCGAGCTGTCGGCGCGATTTCGGCTCGGCATCGTCTCGAACTTCTACGGAAATCTTGAACAGGTCTGCATCGAGACAGGAGTCGCCTCATTGATGAGCGTCATGGTCGACTCGGCCTGCGTCGGGTTCACCAAACCGGACCCAAGAATCTTCCAGGTTGCGCTGACGGCGTTGCAACTGGACCCGCAAGAGGCGATATTCGTCGGAGACTCGTTGCCTCGAGATATGAAGGGGGCGAAGGGTCTGGGGATGCCCCATATCTGGCTGGTCTCAGACCACTCCGGCCCTCTTGCGCCCTGCTGCCCCGATGACCTTGCGATCAAGTCCTTCGCGGATCTTCGAGAGATACTCCTGTGA
- a CDS encoding membrane protein of unknown function (Evidence 5 : No homology to any previously reported sequences), whose product MTSSLQRLKPALRSLLILTGLVGIVWLCGKIGWPAIRANIAVIGKWFFLLVVLYLFAQMAFMAGWWVVIGSRARRIGYWRMFGVYLVGDSINYFVPPANLAGEPVKAHLLSRSVGFSRSVTSIMVHKHAEIVAQVLFLSLGLSIAVAQFALPTGLWVAALALPAGMGAVVVAAFWALKRRAFGALIRGLVKIGIKPEQIKPEWHATASLDRWLALFYKTRMPVFYWATFFCLLGWCGGLLETYVVLQLLSAEPSLGTAVAVESLAMTLNTIIFFIPGRVGSAETVRVAVFSVLGLPAAQGAVYSIIRRGREVTWAIPGLLILLAIKLGIGRAPGEVAG is encoded by the coding sequence ATGACAAGCAGCCTGCAACGGCTGAAGCCTGCACTGCGATCCCTGCTCATCCTTACCGGGCTTGTCGGAATCGTCTGGCTATGCGGGAAGATCGGGTGGCCCGCGATTCGGGCGAATATCGCGGTGATCGGGAAATGGTTCTTTCTGTTGGTTGTCCTGTACCTCTTTGCGCAGATGGCCTTCATGGCCGGATGGTGGGTCGTGATCGGCTCGAGGGCCAGACGGATCGGATATTGGCGGATGTTCGGCGTCTATCTTGTTGGAGATTCTATCAACTATTTTGTGCCGCCTGCCAACCTGGCCGGAGAACCTGTTAAGGCCCATCTGCTCAGCAGGTCGGTCGGATTCAGCCGGTCGGTGACCTCGATCATGGTCCACAAGCATGCGGAAATCGTGGCGCAGGTCTTATTCCTCAGCCTGGGTCTGAGTATTGCTGTGGCCCAGTTCGCGCTTCCTACGGGACTGTGGGTTGCCGCGCTTGCACTGCCGGCGGGGATGGGGGCCGTCGTTGTGGCCGCCTTCTGGGCACTGAAGAGGCGAGCCTTCGGGGCATTGATCCGCGGGTTGGTAAAAATCGGGATCAAGCCGGAGCAGATCAAGCCCGAATGGCATGCTACTGCGTCGTTGGATCGGTGGCTTGCACTCTTCTATAAGACCCGTATGCCGGTATTCTACTGGGCGACGTTTTTCTGTTTGCTGGGCTGGTGTGGAGGTCTGCTCGAGACGTACGTCGTACTGCAGTTACTGTCGGCAGAGCCGAGCCTTGGGACGGCAGTGGCGGTAGAAAGTCTGGCAATGACGCTGAATACGATCATCTTCTTTATCCCGGGGCGGGTCGGAAGCGCTGAAACAGTGCGAGTCGCGGTCTTCTCAGTCTTGGGGTTGCCCGCTGCGCAGGGCGCCGTCTATAGTATTATTCGCCGGGGAAGAGAGGTGACATGGGCTATTCCCGGCCTGCTCATCCTGCTTGCAATAAAGCTGGGAATCGGGAGAGCGCCGGGGGAGGTTGCGGGATGA
- a CDS encoding protein of unknown function (Evidence 5 : No homology to any previously reported sequences) → MISTAELAKAVEQALAYLKSAEQVTEAEVFAASNGNLLARLNYTSHIPCNGVEEPKSSESYGLGITVVFKTENGIMLGFGSEPSDLSLEGVKRALEKARRGAVADPEFSSLPRPTGERRRLRRYHDPKLMKIRDEELVEVGWRVLRGSLKTFLNSPRLQELAGDETRIRELGLIVGGDVTIQQERIAIASTAMPEVQTDESTLIMAFITAMVEAKASKGSGCSAGTRLDQFTDDAGVEAAQNALAAIGGERIKGGEYTVIFGRQPVADLLNNLILPSLSLGNFYSDSSAFMGRLGKRVASKQLTLYDHGAQRGLMGSKGITCEGLPTGKTRLIQRGKLVGLLANYYEHQRIVKDPRSTEKLGADPNQYGSAIVPRNGFRFWAGGGRQFGVQPGIASTNAVVQGGDQSLEELIATVKDGLLIGRIWYTYPINGLREGDFTCTVVGDSYIIKDGRIAAPLKPNTVRINDNIHSILSHIVAVGKEVKGTLVWAADEVIYTPEIVVRNVKLDEIAAFMEQL, encoded by the coding sequence ATGATCTCGACTGCTGAACTCGCGAAGGCTGTGGAACAGGCCTTGGCCTATCTCAAGTCGGCTGAGCAGGTGACTGAGGCCGAGGTGTTTGCAGCGAGCAACGGCAACCTCCTGGCCAGGCTGAACTATACCTCGCACATTCCATGCAATGGGGTCGAAGAGCCGAAGTCGAGCGAGTCGTACGGTCTTGGAATTACAGTCGTTTTCAAGACAGAGAACGGTATCATGCTGGGGTTCGGTAGCGAACCGAGCGATCTGAGTCTTGAGGGGGTCAAAAGGGCCCTTGAGAAGGCCAGGCGCGGCGCTGTTGCCGATCCTGAATTCTCGTCGCTGCCGAGACCCACGGGTGAGCGGAGAAGGCTCCGTCGCTACCATGATCCGAAACTCATGAAGATCCGGGATGAGGAGTTGGTGGAGGTCGGCTGGCGGGTGTTGCGAGGGAGCCTGAAGACGTTTCTCAACTCTCCCAGACTACAGGAGCTGGCGGGCGACGAGACGCGGATCAGGGAGTTGGGCCTCATCGTCGGCGGCGACGTGACCATCCAGCAGGAGCGAATTGCTATCGCCTCAACGGCCATGCCGGAGGTCCAGACCGACGAATCAACGCTGATCATGGCCTTCATTACCGCTATGGTGGAGGCCAAAGCTTCCAAGGGCAGCGGCTGTTCTGCCGGTACCCGCCTGGATCAGTTTACTGACGACGCCGGTGTAGAGGCCGCACAGAACGCCCTTGCGGCGATTGGCGGGGAGCGGATCAAGGGTGGGGAGTATACGGTCATCTTTGGACGTCAACCAGTAGCCGACCTCCTGAATAATCTGATCCTGCCCTCCCTCAGCCTCGGCAACTTTTACAGCGACAGCTCCGCGTTCATGGGACGACTCGGCAAGCGCGTTGCGTCGAAGCAGTTGACGCTGTACGATCACGGTGCGCAGCGCGGGCTGATGGGCAGCAAGGGGATCACCTGCGAAGGACTACCAACCGGGAAAACACGGCTGATCCAGCGGGGTAAGCTGGTCGGGCTGTTAGCGAACTATTACGAGCATCAGCGGATCGTCAAAGATCCCAGGAGTACCGAGAAACTGGGGGCAGACCCGAATCAGTACGGCAGCGCCATCGTGCCGCGAAACGGTTTTCGGTTCTGGGCAGGGGGCGGCCGGCAGTTCGGTGTCCAGCCCGGTATTGCCTCCACCAACGCTGTCGTACAGGGTGGGGACCAGAGCCTCGAGGAGTTGATCGCCACCGTCAAAGACGGTCTGCTGATCGGTCGGATCTGGTATACGTATCCCATCAATGGGCTGCGGGAGGGTGACTTCACCTGCACCGTCGTCGGCGACTCGTACATTATCAAGGACGGGCGGATCGCAGCGCCGCTGAAACCGAACACGGTGCGAATCAACGACAATATCCACTCGATCCTCTCTCACATTGTCGCGGTCGGCAAGGAGGTCAAGGGGACCTTGGTCTGGGCGGCAGACGAGGTTATCTATACGCCTGAGATCGTCGTACGCAATGTGAAGCTCGATGAGATTGCCGCCTTCATGGAGCAACTGTAA
- a CDS encoding protein of unknown function (Evidence 5 : No homology to any previously reported sequences), whose amino-acid sequence MPAQPMTVQIIDQIRPMIFDLATRYRKSLRGCRYADIRVQVDEGQAAAAENGGSKHSTRDYAFAIGIRALSGNGMIAPGYFGQSLGTADLGRLDRVVKEGLRHAHHRALANAERKAATRTEFGPIADALGSTTLAPIDIHQDTVPALFEIDPRSVPLDELVALTTEISKSTLALDPHVKYTFISAFTLLTRELFCSSEGADIDQTFALTQGTCFIVAHGKSGTQELYDYMGHQRGWEVLTQGAHEETIRFPEFRTFCANLTKDAVNLCNARPLKATDHEVVVVTDPHYNTLTAHEIVGHPTELDRALKLETSYAGRSWLFQNLHEHQLGQPIASPLVSAFSDPSLPGYGHYTYDHEGTPATRVTHIDRGIFTGFMNSRQTAAVLGIPPNGSYKATDASLVPLIRMSNTVFGPGERDPGEIIREIPHGYYLVGHRTPSIAESRENFRITAMKVYEIKQGQIGELFCNGGIMADTKDYLMKVDAVGDDFRLYPIPNCGKGQPMQTKRLGNGGPTMRSRARLTGA is encoded by the coding sequence ATGCCGGCACAGCCGATGACAGTTCAGATCATCGATCAGATCAGGCCGATGATCTTCGATCTTGCCACCCGCTACCGAAAGAGTCTTCGCGGCTGTCGCTACGCGGATATTCGCGTGCAGGTTGATGAAGGACAAGCGGCTGCGGCGGAGAACGGCGGGAGTAAACACAGCACCAGGGACTATGCCTTTGCGATCGGCATTCGCGCCTTGTCCGGTAACGGGATGATCGCGCCGGGCTATTTCGGACAATCGCTCGGCACGGCCGACCTGGGGCGCCTGGACCGGGTGGTCAAGGAGGGACTCCGCCATGCGCATCATCGTGCCTTGGCTAACGCCGAGCGAAAGGCAGCGACCCGGACGGAGTTCGGCCCCATAGCCGACGCGTTAGGCAGCACGACTCTTGCCCCTATCGACATCCATCAGGATACCGTTCCTGCGCTGTTCGAGATCGACCCGCGCTCCGTCCCGTTAGACGAACTCGTTGCGCTGACGACTGAGATCTCCAAGAGCACCCTCGCGCTCGACCCTCATGTCAAGTACACGTTCATCTCGGCCTTTACCCTGTTGACCCGGGAGTTGTTCTGCAGTTCCGAAGGGGCCGACATCGATCAGACCTTTGCTCTGACCCAGGGGACCTGCTTTATCGTAGCCCACGGCAAATCGGGTACGCAGGAGCTCTACGATTACATGGGCCACCAGCGCGGCTGGGAGGTCTTGACCCAGGGAGCGCACGAGGAGACCATTCGATTTCCGGAGTTCCGAACCTTCTGTGCCAATCTCACGAAAGACGCAGTGAACCTGTGCAATGCCAGGCCGCTTAAAGCCACCGATCACGAGGTGGTCGTCGTGACCGACCCACACTACAACACCCTGACGGCGCACGAGATTGTCGGCCACCCGACCGAGCTGGACCGCGCGTTGAAATTGGAGACCTCCTACGCAGGCCGAAGCTGGCTGTTTCAGAACCTTCACGAGCATCAACTCGGCCAACCGATCGCCTCGCCTCTCGTCTCGGCGTTCTCCGATCCATCCCTTCCCGGGTATGGCCACTATACGTACGACCACGAGGGGACGCCGGCCACGCGTGTGACGCACATCGACCGCGGCATCTTCACCGGCTTTATGAACAGTCGGCAGACCGCTGCCGTTCTGGGTATTCCCCCAAATGGGTCGTATAAGGCAACCGATGCCTCGTTGGTCCCCTTGATCAGGATGTCGAATACGGTATTCGGTCCCGGCGAACGTGACCCCGGAGAGATTATCCGGGAGATTCCCCACGGCTACTACCTTGTGGGACACCGGACCCCCTCGATCGCCGAATCGCGTGAGAACTTCCGGATCACCGCCATGAAGGTCTATGAGATTAAACAGGGGCAGATCGGAGAGCTGTTCTGTAATGGCGGGATCATGGCCGATACGAAGGACTACCTGATGAAGGTCGATGCCGTGGGGGACGACTTCCGCCTCTACCCGATTCCCAATTGCGGCAAGGGCCAGCCGATGCAGACCAAGCGGCTTGGCAATGGCGGCCCCACTATGAGGAGTCGAGCGCGTCTGACGGGGGCGTGA